The following proteins come from a genomic window of Phaeodactylum tricornutum CCAP 1055/1 chromosome 19, whole genome shotgun sequence:
- a CDS encoding predicted protein — protein MVPATRQMTSGAAYSHFLDNVFSLPQGHPIRLSFEQQGYNSVDDLLSIFENELDALGYVPPASPDTNEDPQWTPLLMAHRQILRHFLRWQASLERQKGSPLENSELVALTSGDFILYRRSALGQVSNVPATISPSLNNQLSTSTKARSAVDEFKRGVKRDKTHYPILKDDRYWDNFYRSFVVTAVSHNVEKVLDPSYAPTDPSEKSLFEEQKKFVYSALEHTLQTDMGKNLVREHSFDFNAQEVFRKVVKHYTESASAKIGSSNTLAYLTTAKYGTSWTGTAEGFILHWKNHLRIYNDMVPMAEQLPKQLCLSLLENAVHDIPELRQVKITATLDLAKGGTPLNYEGYLSLLLASASLYDKGNNLSNSRNVKSKRSAFLTDLSYDQPDFTEDNGIDYDIDLSPAVIYEANAHNRKVSPSGHRNRDPATNRERPYIPREMWNQLSDDAKAILQGLSAPDKGPTRSGDVSQRALEANTHAKISNDNGEFNRSEPDNQQAEAFHDCDQTTELLAHLTDRVSHMGDGDIRKVLAASRRTPINCTQSSDNRQQSVQLNVLEYQVSRHSVENKTAALVDRGANGGLAGCDVKVVNKTGRSASITGINEHTLSDLDIVTAAGFVESHKGPIIVIMHQYAYLGKGKTIHSSAQLEHYRNTVEDRSRNVGGQQRIVTLDDYIIPLHIRQGLPYMDMRQPTDSEFESLPHVVLTSDIDWDPSILDNEVDMVNDWYDAMQDLPGNAYVEPRFDNTGQYLHRHIAYYDLDREDAIDCIIQCHKHNVKRNERDYEALRPCLGWVSGDTVRKTIMATTQYAREVYNAPLRKHFKSRFPALNVHRRNEAVATDTIWSDTPAVDNGAKFAQLFVGRRSLVTDIYPMKTDKEFVNALEDNIRHRGAMDKLLSDRAQVEISKKVADITRAYNIDQWQSEPHHQHQNFAERRIATIEANTNNVLNKTGAPDSTWLLCIAYICYVFNHLSHESLHDRTPLETLLGSTPDISVLLQFHFWEPVYYRIEDPSFPSDGTEKSGRFVGIAESVGDALTYKILTDDTNKILYRSSVRSALKSGETNLRLTPQDGESNSKPINFVKSRRTENKNSYALKDLPGFTPEDLIGRTMMGSVFVHVSQGKS, from the exons ATGGTACCGGCCACCAGGCAAATGACTAGCGGAGCTGCTTActcgcattttttggataatGTATTTTCACTTCCTCAAGGGCACCCAATCCGACTTAGtttcgaacaacaagggTATAATTCTGTTGATGATCTCCTCAGTATTTTTGAGAACGAACTAGATGCCCTTGGATATGTGCCTCCAGCGAGTCCTGACACCAATGAAGACCCTCAGTGGACCCCATTGCTCATGGCGCACCGACAGATCCTTCGACATTTCCTGCGTTGGCAGGCATCActtgaacggcaaaagggaagtcctttggaaaattcgGAGCTTGTTGCATTGACTAGTGGAGATTTCATTTTATATCGACGCTCGGCACTCGGACAAGTCTCTAATGTTCCGGCCACTATCAGTCCTTCTCTGAACAACCAGTTAAGTACGTCCACGAAAGCTCGATCGGCAGTCGACGAATTCAAGCGAGGAGTCAAGCGTGACAAGACACACTATCCTATCCTTAAGGATGACCGATACTGGGACAATTTCTACCGGTCTTTCGTGGTCACCGCGGTATCCCATAACGTCGAAAAGGTACTTGACCCATCCTATGCACCAACGGACCCCTCAGAGAAGTCTCTCTTTGAGGAACAGAAGAAATTTGTGTACTCTGCTTTGGAACATACACTTCAGACAGATATGGGGAAAAACCTTGTTCGCGAACATAGTTTTGACTTCAATGCCcaagaagttttccgtaaggTTGTCAAGCACTACACAGAGTCTGCCAGTGCCAAGATTGGGTCCTCCAACACTTTGGCCTACCTCACTACGGCAAAATATGGCACATCCTGGACAGGAACGGCGGAAGGGTTCATCCTTCACTGGAAGAACCATCTTCGTATCTACAATGATATGGTCCCTATGGCAGAGCAGTTGCCTAAACAGCTTTGCCTCAGTTTGCTTGAAAACGCTGTACACGACATCCCTGAACTCCGTCAGGTCAAGATCACCGCTACTTTAGACTTAGCTAAAGGAGGCACTCCCCTCAACTACGAAGGTTACCTGAGTCTATTGCTTGCATCTGCTTCTCTATACGATAAAgggaacaacctttccaattctcgtaATGTCAAGAGCAAGCGTAGCGCCTTTCTGACCGACCTCTCGTATGATCAACCTGACTTCACCGAAGACAATGGAATTGACTATGATATCGATCTCTCTCCTGCAGTGATCTATGAGGCCAATGCTCACAACCGCAAAGTCAGTCCATCTGGCCACCGTAATCGCGATCCGGCAACCAATCGAGAGCGTCCGTATATCCCTCGCGAGATGTGGAATCAGCTTTCAGATgatgccaaagccattctccaAGGCCTGTCCGCACCCGACAAAGGCCCTACTCGATCCGGCGATGTCTCGCAACGTGCGTTGGAAGCGAATACCCACGCCAAGATATCGAACGATAATGGCGAGTTCAACCGTAGCGAACCAGACAACCAGCAAGCTGAAGCATTCCATGACTGTGATCAAACGACGGAGCTCCTTGCACACTTGACTGACCGTGTGAGTCACATGGGAGACGGCGATATCCGAAAAGTTCTTGCTGCATCCCGCCGTACACCAATCAATTGTACCCAGTCATCGGACAATCGACAACAGTCTGTTCAACTCAACGTTCTGGAATATCAAGTCTCTCGTCATTCCGTTGAGAACAAAACTGCTGCTCTAGTCGATCGAGGTGCCAACGGTGGACTTGCTGGCTGTGATGTCAAAGTTGTGAACAAGACAGGACGGTCTGCTAGTATAACGGGTATCAACGAGCATACCCTGTCAGATTTGGATATTGTCACTGCCGCTGGGTTTGTTGAGTCTCACAAAGGCCCTATCATTGTGATTATGCACCAATACGCCTATCTTGGCAAGGGAAAGACCATCCACTCCAGTGCCCAACTTGAGCATTACCGAAACACAGTCGAAGACCGGTCCCGCAATGTTGGAGGACAACAGCGGATTGTTACCTTGGATGATTATATCATTCCTCTTCATATTCGACAAGGCCTCCCATATATGGATATGCGGCAGCCTACCGATAGCGAGTTCGAATCTCTTCCGCATGTTGTGTTGACTTCCGATATTGACTGGGACCCTTCTATTCTAGACAATGAAGTTGACATGGTGAACGACTGGTACGATGCAATGCAAGATCTTCCGGGCAATGCCTATGTTGAACCACGATTTGACAACACAGGTCAATACCTCCACCGCCATATTGCGTACTACGATCTCGATCGCGAGGACGCTATTGATTGCATCATCCAGTGCCATAAGCACAATGTCAAACGCAATGAACGGGATTATGAAGCATTACGTCCCTGCTTGGGATGGGTATCCGGTGACACTGTCCGAAAAACCATCATGGCTACGACACAGTACGCTCGCGAAGTCTACAATGCGCCGCTACGAAAGCACTTCAAATCGCGATTCCCGGCTCTAAATGTGCATCGGCGCAACGAGGCTGTTGCAACGGATACTATCTGGTCAGACACACCtgctgttgacaacggaGCCAAGTTTGCACAACTGTTTGTGGGGAGACGTTCCTTAGTCACCGATATTTATCCCATGAAAACAGACAAGGAGTTTGTCAATGCCCTTGAGGACAATATTCGCCATCGTGGAGCTATGGATAAACTTCTGAGTGATCGAGCCCAAGTCGAAATCAGTAAGAAGGTTGCTGATATTACACGAGCCTACAACATTgaccaatggcaaagtgaacctcatcatcaacatcaaaattttgccgAACGCCGTATTGCTACTATTGAAGCTAATACCAATAACGTTCTTAACAAAACCGGTGCTCCTGATTCCACTTGGCTCTTGTGCATTGCCTACATCTGCTATGTCTTCAACCATTTGTCCCATGAATCTTTGCATGATCGTACACCGCTCGAGACTCTTCTTGGTAGCACCCCTGATATCAGCGTACTTCtccagtttcatttttgggaaccggtgtACTACCGGATCGAAGATCCATCTTTCCCTTCCGATGGTACCGAAAAGAGCGGTcgctttgttggcattgctgaatctgTTGGGGATGCTCTCACTTACAAAATCCTCAcagacgacaccaacaagatCTTATACCGCTCTAGTGTGCGTTCCGCATTGAAATCCGGAGaaaccaacctacgccttacgccacaggatggggagagtaaTTCTAAGCCTATCAACTTTgtcaagtcgcgtagaactgaaaacaaaaattcctatgccttAAAGGATCTACCCGGTTTCACCCCTGAGGACCTTATTGGACGCAC gatgatggggagcgttttcgtgcacgtatcacaaggaaaatcttag